The window AAATTACCCCCCAATGTTGGGATGATGTCCAATGCATTTCCCAATCTATAATCAATCTGATCTGCCAAGCCTGATTTTTGAAAAAAGCCTTTGACCATTGGTGCAATCTCGTCATTGATGTCCAAAGTGATCAATTTCCCATTTTTACTTAAACCGCGAGCCATACAAATCCCCGAATAACCAGTATAGGTTCCTATTTCTAAAATCACCTTGGGATTGTGCATCTTGACCAATAATTCCAGAAATTTTCCCTGCAAATGCCCAGAAAGCATTCTTGGCATCATTACTTTGGTATGGGTTTCTCTGGTGATGTGCAGAAGCAATTCATCCTCTTCCGAAGTGTGATTTTCACAATAGGCCAATAATTCAGGAGCGATAAATTCCATTTTATTTGGGTAAATAGGTTAGAAAACTCAATTGATCAGGTGCAAATACTTCGTTTGCTATTTCTTGAAGTTCTTCAGAAGTAGTTTCACGAATCATCCCAAAGATACTGTCAAGCGAATCAATTCTGCCTTTATCCAGAAGATTTTTACCGAAAACTAACATCAAAGCAGCATAGTTTTCTTCTGCCATCGCCATTTGACCTATCGCTTGTTCTTTGGCCATATGAAGCTGCATGGTTCCTAGCTTTTGAGTTCGAAGTTTTTCCATTTCTTTGAGTACAAGCTTGCTTGCCCGTTTCACCGTATTTTCTTCCGTTCCGAAAAATATTCCTAAGAAGCCTGTGTCTGAATAAGTTTGAAAAGAAGATTCCACGGCATATACATAGCCATGCTTTTCTCTTAATGAAAGATTGAGTCTTGAGTTCATACTCGGCCCACCAAGAATATTGTTCAATAGATAAAGCTTAAATCTTTTTGGGTCGTAGATAGAATAGGCAGGTTTCCCAATAGCACAATGAGCTTGACTGATATCTTTTTCTATCACTTTTGTCTTTGGGACATATTGCGAATAGCCACTTCTGATGTATAGACTCCTTTTTGCAGGGATAGCTGAAAGAAATCCCTCGACTTGGTTTAGCACTTTCTTGAAACTGATATTTCCGACCACAGAAAAAACAATATTTGTCGTGTCCATTCTGCTGGAAATAAAATCAAAGAAGTCCTGCTGACTGAATTTTCCTACCGTTTCCTCCGTCCCAAGGATGTTACGACCCAAAGCATGCCCTTCAAAAACCAATTCATCAAATTCATCTTGAATGGCATCTTCTGGAGAATCCCGATACATCGCCATTTCTTCTAAGATAACTTGCCTTTCTTTTTCGATTTGTTTTTCTGGAAATGTACTGTTGAAGGTAATGTCACAAAGTAACTCAGCAGCTTTATTGAAATGTTCTTTTAGAATACTGGCGTAAAAGCATACTTTCTCTTTCGTGGTGTAGGCATTGAGTTCACCGCCTAGCGATTCCAAACGGTTGATAATATGGAAGGCTTTGCGCTTTTTGGTACCTTTAAAGGCCATGTGCTCCCAAAAGTGAACAAGTCCCTCTTGTTCTTTCGACTCGTCCCTACTTCCAATATTCAATATAAATCCCGAATGAACCATCCTCGTGTGAGGCACTTCCATGTGAATGATTCTGATTCCGTTTGATAGTTCTTTGAGGTTGTATTGCATTTGTAATGATTTCGCAATTAATGTACAAAAATATAATAGTTTTAATGGTTTTCGGTTCAATTTTAGTGTAATTCCAAGTTTTAAGCCTTAGAAAATTATATTTGTAAATAGAAAGTAAAAAATAAGAGACAATATGAAATATAACCCACTTCCAAAAGAGCTTTATATCAAAAACCGCAAGAAGTTGACCGAGAAATTGCCAGCGAAATCTGTAGCTGTTTTTCATTCGAATGACATCATGCCAACCAATGCTGACGGGACAATGCGGTTCAGGCAGAATAATGATATTTTTTACCTGAGTGGAATTGATCAGGAAGAGTCCATTTTGATCCTTTGTCCTGATTTTCCCAATCCTGATATGCGGGAAGTACTTTTTTTAAGAGAGACAAACGAACATATAGCCATCTGGGAAGGGCACAAATACACCAAAGACGAAGCACTTGAAGCATCAGGAATTCAAAATATTCAATGGCTAGCCAATTTTGATCAGGTGCTCAATACCTTGATGTCGCTGAGCGAAAATGTATTCCTCAATACCAACGAACACCTGCGAGCAGATGTACAGGTAGAGAGTAGAGATTCAAGGTTTATCAAAACTTGCAAAGAGAGATTTCCGCTTCATACCTATCATCGCGTAGCACCTTTGATGCATCAATTGAGGGCAGTAAAGGAGCAGGAGGAAATCAATCAGATGCAAATCGCCTGTGACATTACTGAAAAAGGCTTTAGAAGAATCCTCTCTTTTGTGAAGCCGGGTGTTACAGAATATGAAATCGAGGCGGAATTTATCCATGAATTTATCCGAAATAGAAGTAAAGGTTTTGCTTACGAACCCATCATCGCTTCTGGTGCAAATGCCTGTGTGTTGCATTACATCGAAAACAAAGAAATATGCAAGGATGGTGATTTGATCCTCTTCGACGTGGGAGCGGAATATGGAAATTACAATGCTGATATGTCAAGGACGATCCCTGTCAATGGCAGATTCACCAAAAGGCAGCGAGCTGTTTATGATTCTGTCTTGCGTGTACAAAGTGCAGCTATGGATATCTTAAGGCCTGGTGTGAATATTCAGGATTACCACAAAGAAGTTGGATTGATTATGCAGTCTGAGTTGGTTAGTTTGGGCTTGATCGACCAGACAGATATCAAAAACCAAGATCCAAAATGGCCTGCTTACAAAAAATACTTTATGCACGGCACTTCTCACCATTTAGGATTAGATGTTCATGATGTAGGAACGATGTACGAAGCGATAACTCCAGGGATGGTTTTCACTGTAGAACCAGGGATTTACATTCAAGAAGAAGGTTTGGGGATTAGATTAGAAAACAATATCGTCATCCAAGACAACGGCTACTTCGACCTGATGCGCAATATCCCGATAGAAGCAGAGGAGATTGAGGAACTGATGAATAAAGGATAAAGGATAAAGAGCTTGTCCGCCGTGGCGGAATGAATTCAGAAGGGTGAAGGATGAAATGCTTGCACAAAGATGCATAGAAGTAAAAGTGCGCTGAGTTTTGTTTTTAGCTGGAGGATGCAATGAAGCGAGAGGCAAGACAAAAGATACAAGAATCAAGATATAAGAAAATAGAAGCTTGAGACGAGATGTTAGAAGTAATTTTTAACAGCTACGAAGTAGTTTAACTTTGAAGCCCTGGGTTCCAACCTGGGGATTGAAGTTGATGAGTAGTATAACAACCTCAAAGCGCTTGTCCCGAGTACCGCTATCGGTACGGGAGGTTGAACTTTGTAATGTTAGAATCAAAAGGCACAGTAAACAAGTAATGCTTGTTCATTGTGCTTATTTTATTTTTAGACTAAAAATTTTTTCAAAAATACAAGCTCAATAAAATCATATATAAAAGAATGATTTTAGATTATAAAACCTGATTTTATGCAATGAATACTTTTTAATTAGGATTTTCCGTTATTAATTATTTCAAAAAATATTTGCAACTAATTTTATTTTCATCTATCATTGGAAATATTAAATTCTTAACTATAAAATATTTTTATGAAAAAGTATCTATCTATCCTATTTTTAGGTTTAGTAGCTATTAGTTCTTGTCAAGAAAATGGACAAGAAGAATTAAAAGAGGGTCTTGAAACAATGCTCAAAGATCAAGATCCAGTTGCTTATGAAAATAAGCTTAAAGAATTAACCCTATTTATGGGGGAGGTATTTAAAGATCCTGATGCAATTAGGGAGTTATTTGATTTGGCTAAAGCGGACGAATATGAAGAAGACATATCTTACAGCTTAAAAACGTTATTGGAAACAAATCAAAATCCAAATACTAGACAGAATTCCGCAATTGTAAGTGCATTTTATAAAAATGCAGAAAATCATCGCGTTACTCAGGGAGAGGATTTTAATGAACAAGATTTCATTGATTTTATCAATGAAAATAACATTGATGGTGAGGAGTACCCAGTTATCACACAGGATGTAGCCCAGTTTGCTTTGAGAATTAGACAATAATGAATATGAAAATAACAGTATTGGTAGTTTGTGCTTTCCTAATTATTGGATTGGCTAAAGCACAAGACCTTCAAAAAAACAGCTTTGAGATTTCAACTTTTAGAAATGCAAGCAATGATGGACAAATTCCTGTAAGTAGTATGCTTAATTATGGGATTAGTTTTAATTATGATCGGTATTTTTTTAAAAGATGGAATGTAGGAGCAGGATTGGGTTTCGGGGACTTTAATGGAAAAGGTTATAATGGTGCTTTTGAGGAATTCTATGAATTTAAAAGTAATAGAAACTACACCCAATACCATATTAGAGTGGGATTTGAACCAATTCAAACGAAAAGGTTTATATTAGGTGTCCAGGCTGAATTCCAAAGGTTTTCATATAATGCAATTATCGATAGATGGTCTGGAGGACCGGGCCAACCGGGAGATGATCCTCGTCGTGTTACATTAGGAAGGGCACATGTGTCAGGCGGATTCTTCGGGCCATATGGAATTTTTAACTTTTCCGAGCGTTTCTTTTTGCGCGGAAATTACTTAATTGGCATTCCAGAATTGAATTATGATTGGTGGAGTACTAATATGTCGCTAGGAGTTGGCTACAGGTTTTAGTGGTCAAAATTGAATAGACAATTTGATTTTGAATCATCTCAATTTCTAAACTTTCAATGCCTTCAATCGATTTCGATTGAGGGCATTTTCTTTATAGGATTTCAATTAATACTTTCCCTTCTTAACTGATGGACTTCTTGAAATTAGCCAAGTTTGGATTCTTTCTGAAAGTTTAACATTTGGAAATAGTATAGATTGGGGATTTATTAGTTCAGTTTTGCTTAATTAACTAACCTTAGATTGGAGGATTAAATAATGAATTTACTCTATGAAAATTCAATCTTTGTTCCTGGGTTTTTGAGAAATTCTATTGGGTTATCATTTGTTTGGTATAAATACAACTAGGTATTTTGATTGAACATTTCTTTAAGAAGTAATATGGATTTTCAATGGACAGAGCGTGGAGGATAAAAGCTTGTTTCAAAAGAAATCCACTACGAAGTGCCTGTCCCAAGAATCAAGGAGGTTGAACTTTGTAATTTTAGAATCTAAAA is drawn from Belliella baltica DSM 15883 and contains these coding sequences:
- a CDS encoding O-methyltransferase; translated protein: MEFIAPELLAYCENHTSEEDELLLHITRETHTKVMMPRMLSGHLQGKFLELLVKMHNPKVILEIGTYTGYSGICMARGLSKNGKLITLDINDEIAPMVKGFFQKSGLADQIDYRLGNALDIIPTLGGNFDMVFIDADKANYINYYNLIIDRMNPGGIIMADNVLWSGKILIEEGKKIDKDTKVLLEYNKIVQEDPRVENVLLPIRDGIMLARKL
- a CDS encoding M16 family metallopeptidase, giving the protein MQYNLKELSNGIRIIHMEVPHTRMVHSGFILNIGSRDESKEQEGLVHFWEHMAFKGTKKRKAFHIINRLESLGGELNAYTTKEKVCFYASILKEHFNKAAELLCDITFNSTFPEKQIEKERQVILEEMAMYRDSPEDAIQDEFDELVFEGHALGRNILGTEETVGKFSQQDFFDFISSRMDTTNIVFSVVGNISFKKVLNQVEGFLSAIPAKRSLYIRSGYSQYVPKTKVIEKDISQAHCAIGKPAYSIYDPKRFKLYLLNNILGGPSMNSRLNLSLREKHGYVYAVESSFQTYSDTGFLGIFFGTEENTVKRASKLVLKEMEKLRTQKLGTMQLHMAKEQAIGQMAMAEENYAALMLVFGKNLLDKGRIDSLDSIFGMIRETTSEELQEIANEVFAPDQLSFLTYLPK
- a CDS encoding aminopeptidase P family protein, with the protein product MKYNPLPKELYIKNRKKLTEKLPAKSVAVFHSNDIMPTNADGTMRFRQNNDIFYLSGIDQEESILILCPDFPNPDMREVLFLRETNEHIAIWEGHKYTKDEALEASGIQNIQWLANFDQVLNTLMSLSENVFLNTNEHLRADVQVESRDSRFIKTCKERFPLHTYHRVAPLMHQLRAVKEQEEINQMQIACDITEKGFRRILSFVKPGVTEYEIEAEFIHEFIRNRSKGFAYEPIIASGANACVLHYIENKEICKDGDLILFDVGAEYGNYNADMSRTIPVNGRFTKRQRAVYDSVLRVQSAAMDILRPGVNIQDYHKEVGLIMQSELVSLGLIDQTDIKNQDPKWPAYKKYFMHGTSHHLGLDVHDVGTMYEAITPGMVFTVEPGIYIQEEGLGIRLENNIVIQDNGYFDLMRNIPIEAEEIEELMNKG